A single window of Cytobacillus dafuensis DNA harbors:
- a CDS encoding DNA alkylation repair protein yields the protein MTYDEIIKNLEELGTEQTKKTFLRHGAKEPLFGVKVGDLKKLVKYVKKDQELALKLYDSGIYDAMYLAGISINPKLMTKEELLDWAYKANWHAVAEYTVAGVAAESEFALELAREWMKSEEEMIAVCGWNTYANYLSITSDEELDMAEIKSLLKQIEQTIHEERNRVRYVMNGFVISVGSYVQALSADAKKVADQIGKVHVNVRNTACKVPLATEYIKKIEDKERVGVKRKTCIC from the coding sequence ATGACATACGATGAAATAATAAAAAATCTGGAGGAACTGGGGACGGAACAAACGAAAAAGACATTCTTGCGCCACGGGGCCAAAGAGCCTTTGTTCGGAGTGAAGGTTGGGGATTTAAAGAAGCTTGTGAAATATGTAAAAAAGGATCAAGAGTTAGCATTAAAGCTTTATGATTCTGGGATTTATGACGCGATGTACTTGGCGGGGATTTCGATAAATCCTAAATTAATGACAAAAGAGGAATTACTGGATTGGGCATATAAAGCAAATTGGCATGCGGTTGCTGAATATACGGTTGCTGGGGTAGCAGCTGAAAGTGAATTTGCTCTTGAATTAGCGAGAGAGTGGATGAAGTCAGAGGAAGAAATGATTGCCGTATGTGGATGGAATACATATGCAAATTATTTATCTATCACTTCCGATGAAGAGCTAGACATGGCTGAAATCAAGTCGCTCCTAAAACAAATAGAGCAAACCATTCATGAAGAAAGAAACCGAGTGCGATACGTGATGAATGGTTTTGTGATATCAGTAGGCTCTTATGTACAAGCTCTATCCGCCGATGCTAAAAAAGTCGCGGATCAGATTGGAAAGGTCCATGTAAATGTAAGAAATACAGCATGTAAAGTTCCTCTTGCTACCGAATATATTAAAAAGATAGAAGACAAAGAGCGCGTAGGAGTAAAAAGAAAAACCTGTATATGTTAA
- the atpA gene encoding F0F1 ATP synthase subunit alpha, with product MSIKAEEISALIKKQIENYQSEIQVSDVGTVISVGDGIARAHGLDNVMAGELIEFSNGVMGMAQNLEENNVGIIILGPFTEIREGDEVRRTGRIMEVPVGEELIGRVVNPLGQPVDGMGPINTTKTRPIEALAPGVMDRKSVHEPLQTGIKAIDALVPIGRGQRELIIGDRQTGKTSVAIDTILNQKDQDMVCIYVAIGQKESTVRNAVEMLRKHGALDYTIVVTASASQPAPLLFLAPYAGVTMGEEFMYNGKHVLVVYDDLTKQASAYRELSLLLRRPPGREAYPGDVFYLHSRLLERAAKLSDAKGAGSITALPFIETQAGDVSAYIPTNVISITDGQIFLQSDLFFSGVRPAINAGLSVSRVGGSAQIKAMKSVAGTLRLDLASYRELESFAQFGSDLDKATQAKLNRGARTVEVLKQDLNKPLKVEKQVAILYALTRGFLDDIPVQDIRRFESEFLSWLDHNRKELLDHIATTKVLPADEDMGAAINDFKKSFAVSEK from the coding sequence ATGAGCATCAAAGCTGAAGAAATCAGTGCGCTGATAAAAAAGCAAATCGAAAACTATCAGTCGGAAATTCAAGTGAGTGATGTAGGTACGGTTATCTCAGTAGGTGACGGTATCGCTCGTGCTCATGGCCTCGACAATGTCATGGCTGGAGAACTTATTGAATTTTCAAACGGCGTTATGGGTATGGCACAAAACCTTGAAGAAAATAACGTCGGTATCATTATTTTAGGACCATTCACAGAAATTCGTGAAGGCGATGAAGTTCGCCGTACAGGACGCATCATGGAGGTTCCGGTTGGGGAAGAGTTAATCGGACGCGTGGTAAATCCACTTGGACAGCCTGTTGATGGTATGGGTCCAATTAATACAACTAAAACACGTCCTATTGAAGCATTAGCACCAGGTGTTATGGATCGTAAATCTGTACACGAGCCGCTTCAAACGGGAATTAAAGCGATTGACGCATTAGTGCCAATCGGACGCGGACAACGTGAGTTAATCATCGGTGACCGTCAAACAGGTAAAACTTCTGTTGCAATCGATACGATCTTGAACCAAAAGGATCAAGATATGGTTTGTATCTACGTTGCTATCGGACAGAAAGAATCAACTGTTCGTAACGCAGTTGAAATGCTTCGTAAGCATGGTGCATTAGATTACACAATCGTTGTAACTGCTTCTGCATCACAGCCAGCTCCATTATTATTCTTAGCTCCTTATGCTGGGGTAACAATGGGTGAAGAGTTCATGTACAATGGCAAGCACGTTCTTGTTGTGTATGATGACTTAACAAAACAAGCGTCTGCTTATCGTGAGCTTTCATTATTATTACGTCGTCCTCCAGGCCGTGAAGCTTATCCAGGGGATGTATTCTACTTACACAGCCGTCTTTTAGAGCGTGCTGCTAAGTTAAGTGATGCTAAAGGCGCAGGTTCCATTACTGCATTGCCATTTATCGAAACACAAGCAGGTGACGTTTCTGCTTATATCCCAACAAACGTTATTTCCATTACTGATGGACAAATCTTCTTGCAGTCAGATCTTTTCTTCTCCGGTGTTCGTCCGGCGATTAACGCAGGTCTTTCTGTATCACGTGTAGGTGGATCCGCACAAATTAAAGCGATGAAAAGTGTTGCAGGTACATTACGTCTTGACCTTGCTTCTTACCGTGAGCTAGAATCATTTGCCCAATTCGGTTCTGATCTAGATAAAGCAACACAAGCGAAATTAAATCGTGGTGCTCGTACAGTAGAGGTACTTAAACAAGATCTTAATAAGCCGTTAAAAGTAGAGAAGCAAGTTGCCATTCTCTATGCACTTACTCGCGGCTTCTTAGATGATATTCCTGTACAGGATATTCGTCGTTTCGAATCTGAGTTCCTTTCATGGTTAGACCACAACCGCAAAGAGTTGTTAGACCATATCGCTACAACGAAAGTGCTTCCAGCTGATGAGGATATGGGTGCTGCAATTAACGACTTTAAGAAATCATTCGCAGTATCTGAAAAATAA
- the atpD gene encoding F0F1 ATP synthase subunit beta, whose amino-acid sequence MNKGRVLQVMGPVVDVKFESGQLPEIYNALTIVNKARNESEVDINLTLEVALHLGDDTVRTIAMASTDGLTRGSEVVDTGAPISVPVGDVTLGRVFNVLGENIDLDAPLPADARRDSIHREAPKFEQLSTEVEILETGIKVVDLLAPYIKGGKIGLFGGAGVGKTVLIQELINNIAQEHGGISVFAGVGERTREGNDLYHEMTDSGVIKKTAMVFGQMNEPPGARMRVALTGLTMAEYFRDEQGQDVLFFMDNIFRFTQAGSEVSALLGRMPSAVGYQPTLATEMGKLQERITSTNVGSVTSIQAIYVPADDYTDPAPATTFAHLDATTNLERKLSEMGIYPAVDPLASTSRALSPEIVGEEHYSVARQVQSTLQRYKELQDIIAILGMDELSDDDKLIVHRARRIQFFLSQNFHVAEQFTGQPGSYVPVKETVNGFKEILEGKYDHLPEDAFRLVGRIEEVIESAKNMGVEV is encoded by the coding sequence ATGAACAAAGGACGCGTTCTTCAAGTCATGGGTCCAGTTGTTGACGTAAAGTTCGAAAGCGGACAACTTCCTGAGATCTATAATGCATTGACGATCGTTAATAAAGCGCGTAACGAATCTGAAGTTGACATCAACTTAACCCTTGAAGTTGCCCTTCATTTAGGTGATGATACAGTTCGTACCATTGCGATGGCTTCAACTGACGGCTTAACTCGCGGCAGTGAAGTAGTAGACACTGGTGCTCCTATCTCTGTACCTGTTGGGGATGTAACACTTGGTCGTGTATTTAACGTATTAGGTGAAAATATCGACCTTGATGCTCCACTTCCAGCAGATGCTCGTCGTGATTCCATCCACAGAGAAGCACCGAAATTTGAGCAATTATCAACTGAAGTTGAAATTCTTGAAACTGGAATTAAAGTAGTAGACCTTCTTGCTCCATATATTAAAGGTGGAAAAATCGGTCTATTCGGTGGTGCCGGTGTAGGTAAAACCGTTTTAATCCAGGAATTAATTAATAACATCGCTCAAGAGCACGGCGGTATTTCTGTATTCGCTGGTGTAGGTGAGCGTACTCGTGAAGGTAACGACCTTTATCATGAAATGACAGATTCAGGCGTTATTAAGAAAACTGCGATGGTATTCGGTCAGATGAACGAGCCGCCTGGTGCACGTATGCGTGTTGCCCTGACAGGACTAACAATGGCTGAATATTTCCGTGATGAGCAAGGCCAAGACGTATTATTCTTCATGGATAATATCTTCCGTTTCACGCAAGCAGGTTCTGAGGTTTCTGCGTTATTAGGCCGTATGCCTTCAGCGGTAGGTTACCAGCCAACTCTTGCAACGGAAATGGGTAAATTACAAGAGCGTATCACGTCTACAAACGTTGGTTCTGTAACATCGATCCAAGCGATCTACGTACCAGCCGATGACTATACGGATCCGGCTCCTGCAACAACTTTCGCTCACTTAGATGCGACAACAAACCTTGAGCGTAAGCTTTCTGAGATGGGTATCTACCCTGCGGTGGATCCTCTTGCTTCAACTTCTCGTGCGTTATCACCAGAAATCGTTGGAGAAGAGCACTACTCAGTTGCTCGTCAAGTTCAATCAACTTTACAACGATATAAAGAATTACAAGATATTATCGCGATCCTAGGTATGGATGAGCTTTCAGATGATGATAAGCTTATCGTTCACCGTGCGCGTCGTATTCAGTTCTTCTTATCACAAAACTTCCACGTTGCTGAACAGTTCACTGGTCAGCCAGGTTCATACGTACCTGTAAAAGAAACTGTTAATGGTTTCAAAGAAATTCTTGAAGGAAAATATGACCACCTTCCAGAAGATGCATTCCGTCTCGTAGGTAGAATCGAAGAGGTTATCGAGAGTGCAAAGAATATGGGCGTAGAGGTTTAA
- a CDS encoding NuoB/complex I 20 kDa subunit family protein, which produces MDLKLENISPEEMEELQRNVFMATLEQIKAWARSNSLWPMTFGLACCAIEMMGVGGAHYDLDRFGSFFRTSPRQSDVMIVSGTVTKKMAPIVRRLYDQMPEPKWVIAMGSCATAGGPYVKSYAVVKGVDQIVPVDVYIPGCPPNPAALIYGINKLKEKIRYEAKTGKKVI; this is translated from the coding sequence ATGGACTTAAAACTGGAAAATATTTCACCTGAAGAAATGGAAGAGCTGCAGCGTAATGTATTTATGGCAACATTAGAACAAATAAAAGCTTGGGCGCGGAGTAACTCATTATGGCCAATGACCTTCGGGCTTGCTTGTTGTGCCATCGAAATGATGGGTGTCGGTGGTGCTCACTACGATTTAGACCGTTTTGGGTCGTTTTTCAGAACATCTCCTCGTCAATCAGATGTCATGATTGTTTCAGGTACAGTGACGAAGAAAATGGCACCAATCGTTCGCAGACTGTATGATCAAATGCCAGAACCAAAATGGGTCATTGCGATGGGATCATGTGCGACTGCAGGTGGTCCATATGTAAAATCCTATGCAGTTGTAAAAGGCGTTGATCAGATTGTACCAGTTGATGTTTACATACCTGGATGTCCTCCGAATCCGGCGGCATTAATATATGGGATAAATAAATTAAAGGAAAAAATCCGCTACGAGGCTAAAACTGGGAAGAAGGTGATCTAA
- a CDS encoding NADH-quinone oxidoreductase subunit A: protein MEMLNLYQNNYLIVFVFLCLGILLPVVALFLGKLLRPYKPYESKYTTYESGIVPFHDSRVQFNVRYYIFALMFVIFDVETVFLYPWAVAYEKLGIFALIEMLIFVFMLVIGLIYAWKKKVLKWT, encoded by the coding sequence ATGGAGATGCTAAATTTATATCAAAATAACTATTTGATTGTTTTTGTGTTCCTATGTCTAGGAATTTTGTTACCTGTGGTGGCCCTGTTTTTAGGGAAACTTTTGCGGCCATATAAACCGTATGAGTCGAAGTACACCACTTATGAGAGCGGGATTGTGCCATTTCATGATTCAAGGGTACAGTTCAATGTCCGCTATTATATTTTTGCACTAATGTTCGTTATTTTTGATGTAGAAACGGTATTTTTATATCCGTGGGCTGTTGCGTACGAAAAACTCGGAATCTTTGCATTAATAGAAATGTTAATTTTTGTGTTCATGCTAGTAATAGGACTTATTTATGCATGGAAGAAGAAGGTGCTGAAATGGACTTAA
- a CDS encoding NADH-quinone oxidoreductase subunit C, whose amino-acid sequence MSGEKDLEQLKKEAAAKAKAAALAKMKAKEQVESKEEIPAEDLDIAKQKAAAAAKAKAAALAKMKAKEQVGSKEEAPAEDLDIAKQKAAAAAKAKAAALAKMKAKEQVESKEEAPAEDLDMAKQKAAAAAKAKAAALAKMKAKEQVESKEEAPAEDLDVAKQKAAAAAKAKAAAAAKAKAAALAKQSDAAGDDEKAKAIAAAKAKAAAAAKAKAAATAKAEGGAGDDEKAKAIAAAKAKAAAAAAAKAKLAGGKVEAEPAEESKPSPNKPYLDKYVKVIEENLGQDVLEDYYINSLSKDVPTLVAKRESYFKVAEFLKYNEQLGFDYLSEIHGTDFETHMEVYVHLYSYRNSQSVALKVKIDRNEPTIESLQPLWAGANWPECEAYDLLGIRFTGHPNLHRIMLGEEWVGHPLRKDYEPYDVEV is encoded by the coding sequence ATGAGCGGGGAGAAGGATCTTGAGCAGTTAAAAAAAGAGGCTGCTGCAAAGGCAAAGGCAGCCGCACTAGCCAAAATGAAGGCGAAGGAACAGGTCGAATCAAAAGAGGAAATACCAGCAGAAGACCTTGATATAGCAAAACAAAAAGCCGCCGCCGCTGCAAAGGCAAAGGCAGCCGCACTAGCCAAAATGAAGGCGAAGGAACAGGTCGGATCAAAAGAGGAAGCACCAGCAGAAGACCTTGATATAGCAAAACAAAAAGCCGCCGCCGCTGCAAAGGCAAAGGCAGCCGCACTAGCCAAAATGAAGGCGAAGGAACAGGTCGAATCAAAAGAGGAAGCACCAGCAGAAGACCTTGATATGGCAAAACAAAAAGCCGCCGCCGCTGCAAAGGCAAAGGCAGCCGCACTAGCCAAAATGAAGGCGAAGGAACAGGTCGAATCAAAAGAGGAAGCACCAGCAGAAGACCTTGATGTAGCGAAACAAAAAGCCGCCGCAGCCGCAAAGGCAAAGGCAGCTGCAGCAGCAAAAGCGAAAGCAGCTGCTCTAGCAAAGCAATCTGACGCAGCTGGAGATGACGAAAAGGCTAAAGCGATTGCTGCCGCGAAAGCAAAGGCTGCAGCCGCTGCAAAGGCAAAAGCCGCCGCAACCGCAAAAGCTGAAGGCGGAGCAGGTGATGACGAAAAAGCAAAAGCGATAGCTGCAGCAAAAGCAAAAGCCGCCGCGGCCGCAGCAGCAAAAGCGAAATTAGCTGGTGGGAAGGTCGAAGCAGAGCCGGCTGAAGAGAGTAAACCATCACCAAACAAGCCTTATCTTGATAAATATGTGAAAGTCATTGAAGAGAATCTCGGACAAGATGTTTTAGAAGATTACTATATCAATAGTCTTTCCAAGGATGTTCCAACCTTGGTAGCTAAGAGAGAGTCATATTTTAAAGTGGCAGAATTTCTAAAATATAATGAACAGTTAGGATTTGATTATTTATCTGAGATCCATGGGACAGACTTCGAAACACATATGGAAGTGTATGTTCACCTTTACTCATATAGAAATAGCCAGTCTGTTGCATTAAAAGTGAAGATTGATCGTAATGAACCAACAATTGAATCATTGCAGCCATTATGGGCAGGAGCAAATTGGCCTGAATGTGAAGCATATGATTTGTTAGGTATTCGCTTTACGGGACACCCGAACCTCCATCGGATTATGCTTGGGGAAGAATGGGTTGGCCATCCGTTGAGAAAAGACTATGAACCGTATGATGTGGAGGTGTAA
- a CDS encoding F0F1 ATP synthase subunit delta, giving the protein MTGSTVAKRYALALFQLAQEHQLLNQMEEELRVVKDVVNQNSDLNAVLKSPKLPIAKKKEILKGAFESVSTYVLNTLMLLIDRHREDHISDVADYFISLANDERGIAEAKVYSIRPLTEAESEALSASFAAKVGKKSLRVDNIVDSNLLGGIKLRIGNRIFDGSLRGKLDRLERQLLG; this is encoded by the coding sequence ACAGTAGCAAAGCGCTATGCGTTGGCTCTTTTCCAGCTTGCACAGGAACACCAGCTTCTGAACCAAATGGAAGAAGAGCTCCGTGTAGTTAAGGATGTAGTAAATCAAAACTCTGATTTAAATGCAGTATTGAAATCTCCGAAGCTTCCAATTGCGAAGAAAAAAGAGATTTTAAAAGGTGCATTTGAATCTGTTAGCACTTACGTGTTAAATACATTAATGTTATTAATTGATCGCCACCGTGAGGATCATATTTCTGATGTGGCTGATTATTTTATAAGCCTTGCGAATGACGAAAGAGGCATTGCAGAGGCAAAAGTTTATTCCATCCGCCCACTAACAGAGGCGGAGAGTGAAGCATTATCTGCATCATTTGCAGCTAAAGTTGGAAAAAAATCACTTCGTGTTGACAATATTGTTGATTCTAATTTACTGGGCGGCATCAAGCTTCGTATCGGAAACCGAATTTTCGACGGCAGCTTGCGCGGTAAGCTAGATCGTCTAGAACGTCAATTGTTAGGCTAA
- a CDS encoding F0F1 ATP synthase subunit gamma, whose translation MASLRDIKSRITSTKKTSQITKAMQMVSAAKMSRAEINAKSFVPYMEKIQEVTASIALGSKDVSHPMLTSRPVKKTGYLVITSDRGLAGAFNSNVLRHVYQTIKSRHKSNDEYAIIAIGRNGRDFFRKRGMNVILDIVAVADQPEFAEIKDISSKTVGMFTDETFDKLYMYYNHYVSAIQQDVTEKKLLPLTDISSSTKLTSYEFEPSAEEILEVLLPQYAESLIYGALLDSKASEHAARMTAMKSATDNANELINSLSLSYNRARQAAITQEITEIVGGAAALE comes from the coding sequence GTGGCATCATTACGCGATATAAAATCTCGTATTACTTCTACGAAGAAAACGAGCCAAATTACAAAAGCAATGCAAATGGTATCTGCTGCGAAAATGAGCCGTGCAGAAATAAATGCTAAGTCATTTGTTCCCTACATGGAAAAGATTCAGGAGGTTACTGCTTCTATTGCGTTAGGAAGTAAGGATGTATCCCATCCAATGCTAACGAGCCGTCCAGTTAAAAAGACCGGCTATCTCGTTATCACTTCTGACCGTGGTCTTGCTGGAGCTTTTAACAGTAACGTCTTAAGGCATGTATACCAAACCATTAAAAGTCGCCATAAATCAAATGATGAGTATGCAATCATTGCAATCGGCCGTAATGGACGTGATTTCTTCAGAAAACGTGGCATGAATGTCATTCTTGATATTGTCGCCGTTGCTGATCAACCAGAGTTTGCTGAGATTAAAGACATTTCGAGCAAAACGGTTGGAATGTTTACAGATGAAACATTTGATAAATTATATATGTACTATAACCACTATGTCAGTGCGATTCAACAGGATGTAACGGAGAAGAAGTTGCTTCCGTTAACGGATATCTCCTCTTCTACAAAGCTTACATCTTATGAATTTGAACCGTCTGCTGAAGAAATTCTAGAAGTATTGCTTCCTCAATATGCTGAAAGCTTAATTTACGGAGCACTTTTAGACAGTAAAGCATCTGAGCATGCTGCAAGGATGACGGCTATGAAGAGTGCCACGGATAATGCGAATGAGCTTATTAACTCTCTAAGCCTTAGCTACAACCGTGCTCGTCAGGCAGCCATCACTCAAGAAATTACTGAAATCGTTGGTGGAGCAGCTGCATTAGAATAA
- a CDS encoding F0F1 ATP synthase subunit epsilon, whose amino-acid sequence MKTIKVSVVTPDGPVYESDVEMVSTKAQSGELGILHGHIPMVAPLQIGAVRLKNGGKTDLVAVSGGLLEVRPDKVTILAQSAEKADDIDVDRANRAKERAEQRLSDQKRDNIDFKRAELALQRAVNRIHVSEKHF is encoded by the coding sequence ATGAAGACGATTAAAGTCAGTGTTGTTACTCCCGATGGCCCGGTGTATGAATCAGATGTGGAAATGGTAAGCACGAAAGCTCAAAGCGGTGAGCTTGGTATTTTACATGGTCACATTCCAATGGTTGCACCGTTACAAATTGGAGCCGTCCGTTTGAAAAACGGCGGAAAAACAGATTTAGTAGCAGTAAGCGGCGGCTTATTAGAAGTTCGCCCTGACAAAGTAACGATTTTAGCACAATCAGCTGAAAAAGCAGATGACATTGATGTCGATCGTGCGAACCGTGCGAAAGAACGTGCGGAACAGCGCTTGAGTGATCAAAAGCGTGATAACATCGATTTCAAACGAGCAGAACTTGCTCTTCAGCGTGCAGTCAATCGTATCCACGTTTCAGAAAAGCATTTTTAA
- a CDS encoding NADH-quinone oxidoreductase subunit D, translating to MIRTEEMLLNVGPQHPSTHGVFRLVVKIDGEIITEAKPVIGYLHRGTEKLAENLQYTQIIPYTDRMDYLSAMTNNYVICHAVETMMGIEIPERAEYLRVMAMELGRIASHLVSWGTFLLDLGATSPFLYAFREREMIINMLNELSGARLTFNYMRVGGVKWDAPEGWVEKVKDFVPYMREQLKGYHQLVTGNEIFINRVKGVGIYSKEDAINYSLSGPTLRCTGVKWDLRKDEPYSIYDRFDFNVVTREEGDAWARYHIRLEEIEESLKILEQAVEQFPAEGEILAKVPKIIKAPKGEAFVRIESPRGEIGCYIASDGKKEPYRLKFRRPSFYNLQILPKLLEGENMANMIAILGGIDIVLGEVDG from the coding sequence ATGATACGTACCGAAGAAATGCTCTTAAATGTGGGACCTCAGCATCCAAGTACGCACGGTGTATTTCGTCTCGTCGTTAAAATTGATGGAGAAATAATTACTGAAGCGAAACCAGTCATCGGTTATTTACATCGTGGGACGGAAAAATTGGCTGAAAATCTGCAGTACACACAAATCATTCCTTACACAGATCGGATGGATTATTTATCTGCAATGACGAATAACTATGTCATCTGTCATGCGGTTGAAACGATGATGGGCATCGAGATCCCTGAACGTGCTGAATACTTGCGTGTCATGGCGATGGAGCTTGGAAGGATTGCCAGCCACTTAGTTTCGTGGGGAACATTCTTATTAGACCTTGGTGCAACAAGTCCATTCCTTTATGCATTCAGAGAACGGGAAATGATTATTAATATGCTGAATGAACTTTCAGGTGCTCGTTTGACATTTAACTATATGCGTGTTGGCGGAGTAAAATGGGATGCGCCTGAGGGCTGGGTTGAAAAGGTAAAAGATTTCGTTCCCTATATGCGTGAACAGCTTAAAGGCTACCACCAGCTCGTAACGGGTAATGAAATTTTCATAAATCGTGTTAAAGGCGTCGGTATTTATTCAAAAGAAGATGCCATCAACTACTCATTAAGCGGGCCAACACTTCGCTGTACCGGGGTGAAATGGGACCTTCGTAAGGATGAGCCATACTCAATATATGACCGTTTTGATTTTAACGTCGTGACCAGAGAAGAAGGAGACGCTTGGGCACGCTATCATATTCGCTTGGAAGAAATTGAGGAATCGCTAAAGATTCTAGAACAAGCTGTAGAACAATTTCCTGCAGAAGGAGAAATTTTGGCGAAGGTGCCAAAGATAATTAAAGCACCAAAGGGCGAGGCTTTCGTTAGAATTGAATCTCCACGTGGAGAAATTGGCTGCTATATTGCAAGTGACGGTAAAAAGGAACCATATCGATTAAAGTTTAGAAGACCATCATTTTATAATCTTCAAATTCTCCCAAAATTGCTTGAAGGAGAAAACATGGCAAACATGATTGCGATTCTAGGAGGAATTGATATTGTCCTCGGGGAGGTGGACGGTTAA